A region of the Fusobacteria bacterium ZRK30 genome:
ATGATTATTTTTATCCATACCCGGTTAAAGGAGAAAAACTGCCTGATTGGAAAACATATTTAAAATATGGAAAAGATTTTTCTATAGCAGCTGACTGGAGGAGAGATAATGTAGATAAATTTATTAAAACTCTGAATGGCAGGATAAAAAAGGAGAAACCAAATGTTCAATTTGGTATCAGCCCCTTTGGTGTATGGAGAAACTATAATATAGATAAAAGCGGGTCAAAAACCAGAGCAGGGATAACGAACTATGACAACCTCTATGCAGATACCAGAAAATGGATAGACAGGGGATGGATAGACTATATTGTGCCACAGATCTATTGGAATCAGGGGTTTAAGGCAGCTGAATATAATACCCTTGTTAATTGGTGGGCCCATGAGGTAAGGGGAACCGGTGTAAAATTATATATTGGCCAGGCTGCCTACAAAGTTGGAACCAAAGGATGGAAAGATCCAGATGAGCTCATAAATCAGGTTAGATATAATAGAGGAGTAGAAGGGGTAGGAGGAAGTATATATTTTAGTATAGACTCCCTCATAGATAATCCTATGGAAATAAAAGAAAATATGAAAAAGACAGTATATAAAGAAAGGGTTAAAATCCCGAATTAGAAATTGTTTTAGGAGGGGGAAAGATGAAAAGAATTATGTATGTTTTTAGTGTTTTACTACTACTGCTGCTTACAGCATGCGGGGGTAATAAAAATGAAGATCAAGGGGAAGCTGGAGTAAATAAGGTAGAACAGGTTTTGAGATTTAACTTAGATGCAGATCCTCCATCCATTGATCCACAATTAAATACCGATTCATCTGGTGCAATGGTGATCAATAATACCTTTGAAGGGCTGATGAGAAATGATGCGTCAGGGAAACCGGAACCGGCAATGGCAGAATCTGTGGATATTTCTGAAGACAAGACTGTATATACCTTTCATTTGAGAAAAGGTGCTAAATGGTCAGATGGTAAACCGGTAACAGCTGAAGATTTTAAATATGCCTGGTTGAGGGGCTTAGATCCAGAAGTTGCTTCTGAATATGCTTATCAGCTTTATTATATTAGAGGTGGGCAGGATTATTTTAAGGGGAAAGGAAAGAGGGAGGATGTAGGATTAGAAGTCTTGGATGACTATACCCTAAGGGTTGTTTTAGAGGCTCCTACACCATATTTTTTAAACTTAGTGACATTTTTTACATATATGCCTGTAAGAAAAGATATAGTGGATCAAAAATCTGAGGGGTGGGCAAAAGATCCTAAATTAACCGTATCAAATGGTCCCTTTGTCGTGTCGGAATATAAGATAAATGATAAGATTGTATTGACTCCCAATAAAAACTATTGGAACAAAGAGAATATAAAACTAAAGAAGATGGTACTTACTATGATTATAGAGGGAAGTACGGTATTAACTGCATATGATAACAACGAGATAGATGTTATATCCGGCCAGGTACCTATACAGGAAATCCCCAAAAGACAGATGGAAGATCCAACCTTTAAAACGTTACCATACCTAGGAACATATTATTACCTATTCAATGTAGATAAAGCACCTACAAATGATATAAATGTAAGGAAAGCCCTTTCACTGGCTATAGACAGAGAGGCCATTGTAAATCAGATTACTAAGGCGGGACAGATGCCGGCAACAGGATTTGTTCCCAATGGACTCATAGATTCTAAAGGGAATGACTTTAGAGCTACAGCCGGTGACTACGATATGTCTACAACAGCCAATATAGAGTTAGCTCGTGAATATTTGGCTAAAGCTGGATATCCAAATGGTCAGGGGATGCCTCCTGTGGAACTTATGTATAATACCAGTGAATCCCACAAAGCCATAGCGGAAGCTATCCAGAGTATGTGGAAGAAAAATCTTGGAATAGAAGTTACCTTGGCTAACCAGGAATGGGCAGTGTTTAAAACTACAAGAAGTATGGGGAACTTTCAGGTGATGAGATCTGTGTGGCTGGGAGATTACAATGATCCTATGACATTTTTAGATATGTGGACCTCATATTCAGGAAATAATAATGCCCAGTGGAGAGCCACAGAAGACGGTAAATTTCCAGAGAATAAAAAATTTACAAGAATGATTGAGGAGTCGAAGTTAGTCAGCGGGGAAGCTCGTGATAAAAAACTCTATGCTGCTGAAAAGATAATAATGGATCAGGCCATTATAGCGCCTCTTTATTATTATACAGGTGTAGTAATGATTAAGGATAAAGTTAAAAGCTGGGAAAGGGATATACTGGGAACTTGGTATTTTGGAAATGCAGAGATAACGGAAAAATTAAAATAATAATTTAAGGTAGATAAAAGGGGTTCTATATTTTAGAATCCCTTTTTATAATTTTATAGTGTTAGAGTTTTAATAATCCACAGAAAAAATATTATTAAATTCTTCCATGAATATCTCTGGAAGTCTGTTTAAAAGAAGAGATGTGTCTCCATTGATGCAAAAATCTACATTTCCTTTTTTATTTTCTTTGTTGAAGAGATCCATGGAAATAAGTAAATTTAACAGTTCAAAGACAGATTCTCTGGAAGAATCCACAATTTTTTCAGGGAAAATTTTTCTAATATCCTCCTTTATAAGGGGATAATGTGTTCCGCCGAGAATAAGGGTATCGGTGTCCTTTGGAATTTTATCCAAATATTTCTTTAAAACTTCCAGACGATTGGGATGATTTTCC
Encoded here:
- a CDS encoding family 10 glycosylhydrolase, giving the protein MKKFWSILFLLILVGCSGIDKRDNRVEQREGPEFRGVWIASVVNINWPKTVGTGKDAEKAQKEEFIKLLDQAVEMNMNAVVVQIRPTADTFYPSSFEPWSKYLTGTQGTSPGWDPLQFMVEESHRRGLQFHAWFNPYRVTMKKEDVPMSNHPAVLNPEWTFRYGGKLYYNPGIPEAMNYSIDNIMEVVKNYDIDGVHMDDYFYPYPVKGEKLPDWKTYLKYGKDFSIAADWRRDNVDKFIKTLNGRIKKEKPNVQFGISPFGVWRNYNIDKSGSKTRAGITNYDNLYADTRKWIDRGWIDYIVPQIYWNQGFKAAEYNTLVNWWAHEVRGTGVKLYIGQAAYKVGTKGWKDPDELINQVRYNRGVEGVGGSIYFSIDSLIDNPMEIKENMKKTVYKERVKIPN
- a CDS encoding peptide ABC transporter substrate-binding protein, with the translated sequence MKRIMYVFSVLLLLLLTACGGNKNEDQGEAGVNKVEQVLRFNLDADPPSIDPQLNTDSSGAMVINNTFEGLMRNDASGKPEPAMAESVDISEDKTVYTFHLRKGAKWSDGKPVTAEDFKYAWLRGLDPEVASEYAYQLYYIRGGQDYFKGKGKREDVGLEVLDDYTLRVVLEAPTPYFLNLVTFFTYMPVRKDIVDQKSEGWAKDPKLTVSNGPFVVSEYKINDKIVLTPNKNYWNKENIKLKKMVLTMIIEGSTVLTAYDNNEIDVISGQVPIQEIPKRQMEDPTFKTLPYLGTYYYLFNVDKAPTNDINVRKALSLAIDREAIVNQITKAGQMPATGFVPNGLIDSKGNDFRATAGDYDMSTTANIELAREYLAKAGYPNGQGMPPVELMYNTSESHKAIAEAIQSMWKKNLGIEVTLANQEWAVFKTTRSMGNFQVMRSVWLGDYNDPMTFLDMWTSYSGNNNAQWRATEDGKFPENKKFTRMIEESKLVSGEARDKKLYAAEKIIMDQAIIAPLYYYTGVVMIKDKVKSWERDILGTWYFGNAEITEKLK